A genomic segment from Streptosporangium roseum DSM 43021 encodes:
- the lysA gene encoding diaminopimelate decarboxylase produces MSLVIENGWPRTAAWTGGELHIGGIGVRELAAEFGTPAYLLDEEEFQARCAEWRDALPDGEVHYGGKAFLCPEVVRWLDAAGLCLDVCTGGELAVAVAGGMDPARVVFHGNNKSFAELRRAVTWGVGCVVVDSFAEIERLALLAGEAGVRQRVMIRVTPGVEAHTHEFIATGGDDSKFGFSLNAGLAAEAVRRVLAAASLELTGLHSHIGSQITDLGGFTLAARRMAAFLLACEREHGVTIPKLDLGGGLGIVYRPGDPVPPRPAEVVAALREAVPAHLRLAVEPGRSIAGPTAVALYEVGTVKEIPGVNTYVSVDGGMSDNPRPAMYGAAYTALLASRSSDAPLREVTVVGKHCESGDVLVRDLPLPADVRPGDLLAIPASGAYQRSMASNYNHVTRPPVVAVRDGSARVVVRRETEEDLLRLYT; encoded by the coding sequence ATGAGCTTGGTCATCGAGAACGGCTGGCCGCGCACCGCGGCATGGACCGGCGGGGAACTGCACATCGGCGGGATCGGCGTACGGGAGCTCGCCGCCGAGTTCGGCACGCCCGCCTACCTCCTCGACGAGGAGGAGTTCCAGGCACGGTGCGCGGAGTGGCGGGACGCGCTGCCCGACGGTGAGGTCCACTACGGAGGCAAGGCCTTCCTCTGCCCCGAGGTGGTGCGCTGGCTGGACGCGGCCGGCCTCTGCCTCGACGTGTGCACCGGGGGCGAGCTGGCCGTGGCCGTGGCCGGGGGGATGGATCCCGCGCGGGTGGTCTTCCACGGCAACAACAAGTCGTTCGCCGAGCTGCGCCGGGCCGTCACCTGGGGCGTCGGCTGCGTGGTCGTGGACTCCTTCGCCGAGATCGAGCGGCTGGCCCTCCTCGCGGGCGAGGCGGGGGTGCGGCAGCGCGTGATGATCCGGGTCACCCCGGGGGTGGAGGCGCACACCCACGAGTTCATCGCCACCGGCGGCGACGACTCGAAGTTCGGGTTCTCGCTGAACGCCGGGCTGGCGGCCGAGGCGGTCCGCCGGGTCCTGGCCGCCGCCTCGCTGGAGCTGACCGGACTGCACTCCCACATCGGCTCGCAGATCACCGATCTGGGCGGCTTCACCCTGGCCGCCCGCCGGATGGCCGCCTTCCTGCTGGCGTGCGAGCGCGAGCACGGCGTGACGATCCCCAAGCTCGACCTCGGCGGCGGCCTGGGCATCGTCTACCGGCCCGGCGACCCGGTGCCGCCGCGCCCGGCCGAGGTGGTCGCGGCCCTGCGCGAGGCCGTCCCGGCCCACCTGCGGCTCGCCGTGGAACCGGGCCGCTCGATCGCCGGGCCCACCGCCGTCGCCCTCTACGAGGTGGGCACGGTCAAGGAGATCCCCGGCGTCAACACCTACGTCAGCGTGGACGGCGGGATGAGCGACAACCCCCGTCCCGCCATGTACGGCGCCGCCTACACCGCGCTCCTGGCCTCCCGCTCCTCGGACGCCCCCCTCCGCGAGGTGACGGTGGTCGGCAAACACTGCGAGAGCGGCGACGTGCTCGTCCGCGACCTGCCGCTGCCCGCCGACGTACGGCCCGGCGACCTGCTGGCGATCCCCGCCTCGGGGGCCTACCAGCGGTCGATGGCGAGCAACTACAACCACGTGACCCGGCCCCCGGTGGTCGCCGTCCGCGACGGATCGGCCCGGGTGGTCGTGCGCCGGGAGACCGAGGAGGACCTGCTCCGCCTCTACACCTGA
- a CDS encoding YbhB/YbcL family Raf kinase inhibitor-like protein produces the protein MMDQRAPLPYTYLRQVPAFTVASDDLVDGGVLPGAHVYESGNISPHLRWSGAPEGTEGYAVTCFDPDAPTGSGWWHWLLVDIPAEVGELPRGAGSGAMEGLPKGAFHGRNDYGTFDFGGAAPPPGPPHRYVFAVHALGVESIEVTPEQTAAVFGGTVNHHALARAVLTVEYGV, from the coding sequence ATGATGGATCAGCGCGCACCGCTGCCCTACACCTACCTGCGCCAGGTTCCGGCGTTCACGGTCGCCAGCGACGACCTCGTGGACGGCGGCGTCCTGCCCGGCGCGCACGTCTACGAGTCCGGCAACATCTCCCCGCACCTGCGCTGGTCGGGTGCTCCGGAGGGGACGGAGGGCTACGCGGTCACCTGCTTCGACCCCGACGCCCCCACCGGCAGCGGCTGGTGGCACTGGCTGCTGGTCGACATCCCGGCCGAGGTGGGCGAGCTGCCGCGCGGAGCCGGCAGCGGTGCGATGGAGGGGCTGCCCAAGGGGGCCTTCCACGGCCGCAACGACTACGGCACGTTCGACTTCGGCGGGGCCGCCCCGCCTCCCGGGCCGCCCCACCGTTACGTTTTCGCGGTCCACGCCCTCGGCGTGGAGAGCATCGAGGTCACCCCGGAGCAGACGGCCGCCGTCTTCGGCGGGACCGTCAACCACCACGCCCTGGCCCGCGCGGTGCTCACGGTGGAGTACGGCGTCTGA
- a CDS encoding MbtH family protein, translated as MSNPFEDENAHFFVLVNTEGQHSLWPVSIDVPHGWNVVHGEDTRQGCLDFTDANWTDMRPRSLSTS; from the coding sequence ATGAGCAATCCGTTCGAGGATGAAAACGCCCATTTTTTCGTCCTCGTGAACACCGAGGGCCAGCACTCTCTCTGGCCCGTGTCCATCGACGTTCCCCACGGCTGGAACGTCGTGCACGGAGAGGACACCCGGCAGGGGTGCCTCGACTTCACCGATGCGAACTGGACGGATATGCGTCCCCGCAGCCTCTCCACCTCCTGA
- a CDS encoding non-ribosomal peptide synthetase, with the protein MNRLSSHNNLNEAFEARVAAAPDAEAVICGEVRLSATELNARANALARRLTAAGVGPESPVVVLMQRSADVVVTLLAVIKAGGTYIPLHPALPPARMRWIAEQTHAQVLITDDTYAGHELTHHLPTMTTGPQSDPRNLDLEITPDRLAYTMFTSGSTGVPKGVAVTHRNVMAMAADRRWRDHHRVLSHSPFAFDASTYELWVPLLNGGTVIVAPPGPVDASVLRRALEEERVDAVFLTTGLFNLLVQEAPAVLAAVPHLWTGGEAASPAAVERVLREGGDVHNGYGPTETTTFALSHRVAVPSPGAVPIGGPLDAIRAHVLDDRLRPAREGELYLAGDQLARGYLGRSSLTAERFVADPHGEPGSRMYRTGDLVRRRDDGHLEFVGRADGQVKIRGFRIELGEIETFLARHPEVAQVAVIAREDRPGDRRLAAYIVPHDPPAAGAGTGLVERVRRAAGETLPAYMVPSAFVVMDALPLNHNGKVDRPALPAPETAASGTAPRTPVEEILCELFAQVLAVPGIGIDDDFFLMGGHSLLAMRVVTGVRSALSVELQVRAVFEAPTVAALAVMVEEARAAGAGGVRPPLVRAERSAPPSLSFAQHRLWIVDQLAEPGGLYTIPLVLRLSGRLDRAALEAAIGDVAWRQETLRTVFPARDGRPSPRVLEAVPGLTVVETGEAELWAAVEEEALRPFDLSAEPPVRALLFALGSGAPVEPDEHVLVLLFHHIAMDGWSLAPLRQDLALAYTARTRGEAPSWEPLPVRYSDYARWQRDLLGDAADPDSPASVQTAYWREALAGAPDELALPADRPRPPVTGHRGASVPLRLSPDLHGRLLALAKANRSTLFMVVQAGLAALLTRLGAGTDVPIGAPVAGRTDEALDRLVGFFANTLVLRTDTSGDPAFRELLARVRETDLAAYAHQDVPFDQVVEAVNPPRIPGCPPLFQVMLALNNTPEDQAELPGLTTTPDPTYSLYGFGGAKCDLAFGLNENLSAGAPAGVDGVVQYATDLFDHGTVESITARLVRLLEAVAADPDVRVGAVELLAPDERYTLLEKWNDTAVRTPGGSLARLFEARVAAAPDAEAVVCGEVRLSAAELNARANALARRLNAAGVGPESPVVVLMQRSADVVVTLLAVIKAGGTYIPLHPGLPPARMRWIAEQTHAQVLITDDTYAGHELTHHLPTMTTGPQSDPRNLDLEITPDRLAYTMFTSGSTGVPKGVAVTHRNVASFAADRLWHGSGHRRVLFHTASSFDVSMYELWVPLLNGGTVVVAPPGPVDASVVRWALEEERVDAVFLTTGLFNVLAEDSAALLAKVPELWIAGEAASPAAVERVLREGGDVHNGYGPTETTIYVTAHHVTSPGAVVPIGRPLDNTRAYVLDGRLRPVPAGVPGELYIAGDHLARGYLGRPDLTAERFVADPHGEPGSRMYRTGDLVRWLPDGLLDYLGRVDDQVKIRGIRIELGEIEAVLARHPATAQVVVLVREDQPGDKRLVAYLVPYRRPDGSSPPASPPAGAELSGQVRRFAEEALPAYMVPSAFVVLDGLPLNHNGKIDRRALPVPAWQEPAAAKQPPRTEAEALVAEIWAEVLGLDGIGVHDDFFALGGNSLLAIRVVSRIRAAVDLEIPVDAVFTNPTVERLADAVEALLIADIEGRSP; encoded by the coding sequence GTGAACCGGCTTTCTTCCCACAACAACCTGAATGAGGCTTTCGAGGCGCGGGTGGCGGCGGCCCCGGACGCCGAGGCGGTGATCTGCGGCGAGGTCCGCCTCTCGGCCACCGAACTGAACGCGCGAGCCAACGCACTGGCACGACGGCTGACCGCCGCCGGAGTCGGCCCCGAATCACCCGTCGTGGTACTGATGCAACGCTCCGCCGACGTGGTCGTCACCCTGCTCGCCGTGATCAAAGCCGGCGGAACCTACATCCCCCTGCACCCCGCACTGCCCCCCGCCCGGATGCGCTGGATCGCCGAACAGACACACGCCCAGGTCCTGATCACCGACGACACCTACGCCGGACACGAACTGACCCACCACCTCCCCACCATGACGACCGGACCACAGAGCGACCCCCGCAACCTGGACCTGGAGATCACCCCCGACCGGCTGGCCTACACCATGTTCACCTCCGGATCCACCGGAGTCCCCAAGGGCGTCGCGGTGACCCACCGCAACGTCATGGCCATGGCGGCCGACCGGCGCTGGCGGGACCACCACCGCGTGCTGTCGCACTCCCCCTTCGCCTTCGACGCCTCCACCTACGAGCTGTGGGTGCCGCTGCTCAACGGCGGGACCGTGATCGTGGCCCCGCCCGGACCGGTGGACGCCTCCGTGCTGCGCCGAGCGCTGGAGGAGGAACGGGTCGACGCGGTGTTCCTGACGACCGGCCTGTTCAACCTGCTGGTCCAGGAGGCGCCCGCCGTACTGGCCGCCGTCCCGCACCTGTGGACCGGCGGCGAGGCCGCCTCCCCCGCCGCGGTGGAGCGCGTCCTGCGGGAGGGCGGCGACGTCCACAACGGCTACGGCCCCACCGAGACCACGACGTTCGCGCTGTCGCACCGGGTGGCCGTCCCCTCCCCCGGCGCCGTCCCCATCGGCGGCCCGCTGGACGCGATCCGCGCCCATGTCCTGGACGACAGGTTGCGGCCGGCACGGGAGGGGGAGCTGTACCTCGCGGGCGACCAATTGGCCCGCGGCTATCTCGGCCGGTCGAGCCTGACGGCCGAGCGCTTCGTCGCCGACCCCCACGGCGAGCCCGGATCGCGCATGTACCGCACGGGCGACCTGGTACGGCGTCGCGACGACGGGCACCTGGAGTTCGTCGGCCGGGCCGACGGCCAGGTGAAGATCCGCGGCTTCCGCATCGAGCTCGGCGAGATCGAGACCTTCCTCGCCCGGCACCCCGAGGTGGCCCAGGTCGCCGTCATCGCCAGGGAGGACCGTCCGGGGGACAGACGCCTGGCCGCCTACATCGTGCCCCACGACCCGCCCGCCGCCGGCGCCGGGACCGGGCTCGTCGAGCGGGTCCGGCGGGCCGCCGGGGAGACGCTGCCCGCCTACATGGTCCCCTCCGCCTTCGTCGTCATGGACGCGCTGCCGCTCAACCACAACGGCAAGGTCGACCGGCCCGCCCTGCCCGCGCCCGAGACGGCGGCCTCCGGCACGGCCCCGCGCACGCCGGTCGAGGAGATCCTGTGCGAGCTGTTCGCGCAGGTGCTCGCCGTGCCGGGGATCGGGATCGACGACGACTTCTTCCTGATGGGCGGGCATTCGCTGCTGGCCATGCGGGTGGTGACCGGGGTCAGGTCGGCGCTCTCCGTCGAGCTGCAGGTGCGGGCGGTCTTCGAGGCGCCCACCGTCGCCGCGCTGGCGGTCATGGTCGAGGAGGCGAGGGCCGCCGGCGCCGGCGGGGTGCGGCCGCCGCTCGTCCGCGCGGAGCGTTCGGCGCCGCCGTCGCTCTCCTTCGCCCAGCACCGGCTCTGGATCGTCGACCAGCTCGCGGAGCCGGGCGGCCTCTACACCATCCCGCTGGTCCTGCGCCTGTCCGGGCGGCTGGACAGGGCGGCGCTGGAGGCCGCGATCGGGGACGTGGCATGGCGGCAGGAGACGCTGCGGACGGTCTTCCCCGCGCGGGACGGCCGGCCGTCGCCGCGGGTGCTGGAGGCCGTACCCGGGCTGACGGTCGTGGAGACCGGCGAGGCGGAACTCTGGGCGGCGGTGGAGGAGGAGGCGCTGCGCCCCTTCGACCTCTCGGCCGAGCCGCCGGTGCGGGCGCTGCTGTTCGCTCTGGGATCCGGCGCTCCCGTCGAGCCGGACGAGCACGTGCTGGTGCTGCTGTTCCACCACATCGCCATGGACGGGTGGTCGCTCGCCCCGCTCAGGCAGGACCTGGCCCTGGCCTACACGGCCCGCACGCGCGGTGAGGCCCCCTCGTGGGAGCCGCTGCCCGTGCGCTACTCGGACTACGCCCGGTGGCAGCGCGACCTGCTCGGCGACGCCGCGGACCCGGACAGCCCCGCGAGCGTGCAGACCGCCTACTGGCGGGAGGCCCTGGCGGGGGCGCCCGACGAGCTGGCGCTGCCCGCCGACCGGCCTCGCCCGCCGGTGACCGGGCATCGGGGCGCGTCGGTGCCCCTGCGGCTCTCGCCCGACCTGCACGGGCGGCTGCTCGCCCTGGCCAAGGCCAACCGGTCCACGCTGTTCATGGTCGTGCAGGCCGGACTGGCGGCGCTGCTGACCCGGCTGGGGGCCGGGACCGACGTGCCGATCGGCGCTCCCGTGGCCGGGCGTACCGACGAGGCGCTGGACCGGCTGGTCGGCTTCTTCGCCAACACGCTGGTGCTGCGCACCGACACCTCGGGCGACCCGGCCTTCCGCGAGCTGCTGGCCAGGGTCAGGGAGACGGACCTGGCGGCGTACGCGCACCAGGACGTGCCGTTCGACCAGGTGGTGGAGGCGGTCAACCCTCCGAGGATCCCCGGCTGCCCCCCGCTCTTCCAGGTGATGCTCGCTCTGAACAACACCCCTGAGGACCAGGCCGAGCTGCCGGGCCTGACGACGACGCCGGATCCCACCTACTCGCTGTACGGCTTCGGCGGCGCGAAGTGCGACCTGGCGTTCGGCCTCAACGAGAACCTCTCCGCCGGCGCCCCCGCGGGCGTCGACGGGGTGGTGCAGTACGCGACCGACCTGTTCGACCACGGCACGGTCGAGTCGATCACCGCTCGGCTGGTGAGGCTGCTGGAGGCGGTGGCGGCGGACCCGGACGTCCGCGTGGGCGCGGTGGAGCTGCTGGCGCCGGACGAACGCTACACGCTGCTGGAGAAATGGAACGACACGGCGGTCCGGACGCCCGGGGGCAGCCTGGCCCGGCTGTTCGAGGCGCGGGTGGCGGCGGCTCCGGACGCCGAGGCGGTGGTCTGCGGCGAGGTCCGCCTCTCGGCCGCCGAACTCAACGCGCGAGCCAACGCACTGGCACGACGACTGAACGCCGCCGGAGTCGGCCCCGAATCACCCGTCGTGGTACTGATGCAACGCTCCGCCGACGTGGTCGTCACCCTGCTCGCCGTGATCAAAGCCGGCGGAACCTACATCCCCCTGCACCCCGGACTGCCACCCGCCCGGATGCGCTGGATCGCCGAACAGACACACGCCCAGGTCCTGATCACCGACGACACCTACGCCGGACACGAACTGACCCACCACCTCCCCACCATGACGACCGGACCACAGAGCGACCCCCGCAACCTGGACCTGGAGATCACCCCCGACCGGCTGGCCTACACCATGTTCACCTCCGGATCCACCGGAGTCCCCAAGGGCGTCGCGGTCACCCACCGCAACGTCGCCTCCTTCGCCGCCGACCGGCTCTGGCACGGCTCCGGGCATCGCAGGGTCCTGTTCCACACGGCGTCCTCCTTCGACGTCTCCATGTACGAGCTGTGGGTGCCGCTGCTCAACGGCGGGACCGTGGTCGTGGCCCCGCCCGGACCGGTGGACGCCTCCGTGGTGCGCTGGGCGCTGGAGGAGGAACGGGTCGACGCGGTGTTCCTGACGACCGGCCTGTTCAACGTGCTGGCCGAGGACTCGGCCGCCCTGCTCGCGAAGGTCCCGGAGCTGTGGATCGCCGGTGAGGCCGCCTCCCCCGCCGCGGTGGAGCGCGTCCTGCGGGAGGGCGGCGACGTCCACAACGGCTACGGCCCCACCGAGACCACGATCTACGTCACCGCCCACCACGTGACCTCTCCCGGAGCCGTCGTCCCGATCGGCCGCCCGCTCGACAACACCCGCGCCTACGTCCTGGACGGCAGGCTCCGCCCGGTGCCCGCGGGCGTGCCCGGCGAGCTGTACATCGCCGGCGACCACCTGGCCCGCGGCTATCTCGGCCGCCCGGACCTGACCGCCGAGCGCTTCGTCGCCGACCCCCACGGCGAGCCCGGATCGCGCATGTACCGCACCGGCGACCTCGTCCGCTGGCTCCCCGACGGCCTCCTCGACTACCTGGGCCGCGTCGACGACCAGGTCAAGATCCGCGGCATCCGCATCGAGCTGGGCGAGATCGAGGCCGTCCTCGCCCGCCACCCCGCCACGGCCCAGGTCGTGGTGCTGGTCAGGGAGGACCAGCCGGGCGACAAACGCCTGGTCGCCTACCTGGTCCCGTACCGGCGGCCGGACGGCTCCTCCCCGCCGGCGTCCCCTCCGGCGGGCGCGGAGCTCTCCGGGCAGGTACGGCGGTTCGCCGAGGAGGCGCTGCCCGCCTACATGGTCCCTTCGGCCTTCGTCGTGCTGGACGGGCTGCCGCTCAACCACAACGGCAAGATCGACCGGCGCGCGTTGCCGGTGCCCGCGTGGCAGGAGCCGGCCGCCGCGAAGCAGCCGCCCCGGACGGAGGCGGAGGCGCTGGTCGCGGAGATCTGGGCCGAGGTGCTCGGACTGGACGGGATCGGCGTGCATGACGACTTCTTCGCACTCGGCGGCAACTCGCTGCTGGCCATCCGAGTCGTCTCCAGGATCAGGGCCGCCGTGGATCTGGAGATCCCGGTCGACGCGGTCTTCACCAACCCCACGGTCGAGCGGCTCGCCGACGCTGTCGAGGCGCTGCTGATCGCGGACATCGAAGGACGGAGCCCGTAG